The Desulfobulbus propionicus DSM 2032 DNA segment GCAGAATTGCTCGACTTCGGCGGTGCGGCTGGTGGGCAGTTCCGGCGGCAACCTCTACGCATCCATTTCGGCCGGAATCAACGCTCTTTGGGGCCCACTGCACGGCGGGGCCAACGAGGCGGTGATCCAGATGCTGGAAGCCATCCATAAAGATAACAACGATTATAAAAAATACATCGCCAAGGCCAAGGACAAGAACGATCCGTTCCGGCTTTCCGGCTTTGGCCATCGGGTCTATCGGACCTTTGACCCGCGCGGCAAGATCATCAAGGATGCGTGTGACGGCATTCTGTCGGTGCTGAACGTCCAGGACCCGTTGCTGGACATTGCCCGCAATCTGGAGGAGATCGTGCTGAACGACGACTACTTTGTCAGCCGCAACCTCTATCCCAACATCGATTTTTATTCAGGCATTATCTACCGGGCCCTCGGTATCCCCACCAATATGTTCACTGTCATGTTCGCGCTCGGCAGGCTTCCTGGCTGGATTGCCCAGTGGCGTGAAATGCGGGAGGACAAGGAAACAAAAATTTACCGGCCGCGCCAGATTTACATTGGTTTTCCGGCGCGTAAATTCGTTTCCTTGGCCGAGCGAAGCTGAGTCGAAGGGGGGCCTGCACCGGTACCCTCGCAGGCAGGGGTGATCGGAATTCGTCCGGCGCTCAATAGGTGATCCGGACCCGATAGGTGAGGGCTGTCTTCCCCTTGGGTGGAACGGTCACCTGCCAGGAGGCGGTGTTGGCCGATTCCTTGCGATGCGGCAGGGATTCGTCGAGGATCCGCCAATCACCGGGCATCGGTTCCCGGACCTTGACCGTGACCTGTTCGTCTTTCGCGTTGTTGAGTTGGAGGCTGTAGGCGCTTTCAAAGGCGTAATTGTAGCGGCCGCCGCCTTCGATTTTTTTGAAATCGGTCTGCCGCTTATCGGCGGTCACATCAAAGGCGTCGCCAAGATGCAGGCGCAAGGTTTCCTTTTCCGGCGTGTGATCCACCTTGTCCTCACCGACAAACTGGAGAAAGCCGCTGCCGTCTTTTTTGTACACGCGGACAATTCCTCCGGGAATGGGCATGCCCAGTCCGGATGCCGTGTCGTTGATGAGTTCGATAAACACACCCACCTTCATTTTGCGGCCAATTTCTCCTGCCTGTGCCGTGTAGTAATAGTCATGTCCCGCGAGCAGGTATTCCTTGCGGCACGCAACCCCGTCTGCCTGCAAGAGGGCCACCTGTTTTTTCTGTTTTTCGCCAATATCGGTCGGGCGATCAAGCGAGTAGAGATGATAGTCAAAGAGCGCCTCTTCCGTCATGGCTTGGGGGGCGGGCGCCATGGCCATGGGTAGGGCGTCCTTGGTCATGGCCCGGGCTTCGATGTCTCGCTGGACCACGTTGACGTCGCCAGCCACGAGCTGCAACCGAGCGCGGGGATAGCGTGCCCCGCTTTCGTTGGTCAAGGTGACCCAGCCGGAGAGATTGAGTTGGCTGTCCGCCGCATTCAATTCGGCCACATAGTCCGCCTGCCAGGAAAGACCGCCAGTGAGATAGGAGAGCTCCGCCTCCCTCTCCCCTGGTGTGGTGCTGTCCACCAGCATGGTCAAGGTCGGACGATCGCGCAAGTTGGCGGGAACATCCGGATAGACCAACCTGCCGACAGCCTCTGTTTCGATGCGATCACCAACCTGCAGCACCACGCCATCCCCGGCACTCAACACCTTGGCCGGCACCATCTGGTCTTCGCCGGTGGCGGGGTGTCGCTTGACCAAGGAGACTTCGCGTCCCACATATTTATGTAGCAGGGAGTGGGGCGTCAAAAGATCGTACTCGAAATTCTGCTCAAGAATGCGGAGGTCGCCGCTGTGGAGCAAGACGGTTTCCGGTTTGATCCGTGCGCTGACCTCGCGGAAGGCGAGGGTGTGGACCCCCTGGGGGATCACCACGTGTCGACGGTCCTTCACCAAGGCAAGATTTTTATTGTAGATGGTCACGCTGACGGCCTGCTGGTCTTGGGCGGATACCGTGATTTCAGGCGCGGCCAGGGCCAGCCCTTGACTGGCGCAGAGCAACAGGGTGGCAACAGAAAAAACGAGATGCTTCATCGGATTCTCCACGGCAGGATAGAAAAGGGAACGGACCTCGCCGACGATAGCATGTTCCGGTCCAAAAGAACACGATGTTTAGCTTTCGGCGACGGTATTGCGGCTGATGAAGTCGTTGAGTTGGCTTTGTTGTTTGTTGGACAGAGGTCCGAACTGCATGCACAGTCGTTTGACCCGCAGGGTGCTGAACATGGAATTGGGCAGGGTCTGTACTTCATTGACCAGGGAAACGGGGACGTTGGGCAGGTAAAAACGGGATTGCGCCTGGAAAATATCGAGATGGCGCGGCAGGGGTATATCGTATTCAAAGGCGACAAGATGGACGGCGAGTCCCCCGAGACCGACATCGACAATGGTGCCGGTGTCCATGCCGAAAAACACCAAGGTGTCGTTCTTGATGCGGTATCGTTTGTGCTGGCGTCGTTCTCTGGCGACGGGAGTGTCCGCCTTCATCGCCTGTTCCATCGGTGCTCTGCCACGGAGGTCACGGGGTACAGGCATTGAATTGTTGACAGTATTCACGCACCAGTTGCCAACGCTGCGGCGGGCGGAGGCGAAAATAGATGGGGCTGAGCATCAGGATACGGATTGCTTCGCGCGGCTTCATGGTCCTACCTCCTTGCGGGTCGTTGTTTTTTGGTATGCAAAAAACGATCCTATCAAGGAACTTGTTGAATTGTAAGCGAAAAAGCTGAGGGGGAAATGATGGCTGCCCGGTGTCGTACATTTGACGGCCCGAATGTTTCGAAAAAGCGAAAAACCAAGGTTCTTTTTCCGTATTCGTGAACCAAGGTGGCGTTGGTCCCGCCCTGCACGCATGCGATGTCTATACTGCATCGTTGCGGAAAAAGAAAAGAAAAAAAGGTTACTCGTCCTTGTCGAGGCTCGTGCCGTGGCGCAGTTGCACCACCAGCGGTACCCGGAGGGGCATGGCCGATTCCATGGAGTCCTTCAGCAGGCGAGAGACGGGATCCAGCTCGGTTTCCGGCACCTCGAGGACCAATTCATCATGAATTTGCAGCAACATGCGGGCGCGGAAATCGCGTCGCAGCAGTTCACGATGTATCCGCAGCATGGCCAGTTTAATAATGTCGGCGGCCGTGCCTTGAATAGGGGTGTTGATGGCGGTCCGTTCGGCGAACTCGCGCTGCACGCGATTGGCGCTGTTGATCTCGGCGAGCGGGCGGCGGCGACCGAGCAGGGTGGTGACGAAGCCATCCTTTTTAGCTTGTTGGATCGTTGACGCCATGAAATCCTTTATTCCGGAAAAATGGGCGAAATAACGATCGATAAAGAGCTGGGCATCCTTGCGACTGACGTGCAGCTGACTGGACAGACCAAAGCTGGACATGCCGTAAACAATGCCGAAATTGATGGTTTTGGCCACTCGCCGCATCTCGGCGGTGACCAGCTCGGGGGAGACGTTGAAGATCTCTGCCGCCGTGCGCCGATGAATGTCTTGACCACCTTGAAAGGCGGCGATCAATTCGCGATCCTGGGAGTAATGGGCCAACACGCGCAGATCAATCTGCGAATAATCTGCGGCCAGCAACAGGCAGCCGTCGGCGGCGATAAAGGCCGACCGGATGCGGCGTCCCTCCTCGGTGCGGATGGGAATATTCTGCAGATTGGGGCTGCTCGAACTGAGGCGTCCTGTGGCGGTGCCACACTGATTGAACGAGGTATGGACCCGGCCGGTGCGAGGATTGCGCAGGCTCGCCAGTTTGTCGACATAGGTCGATTTGAGTTTGGCCAGATTGCGATACTGAAGGATCAATGCCGGCAGTTCATGGTCGAAACTGAGGTTTTCCAGGACCTTGACGTCGGTGGACCAGCCGGTTTTGGTTTTGCGTCCCTTGGGGAGTTGCAATTTCTCGAACAGGACTTCGCCCAACTGCTTGGGGGAGTTGATGTTGAAGGACATGCCGGCGGCCTGGTAAATGGACAGTTCATCGGTGCGCAGGCGGCGGTCGAATTCGGCTGAGAGGCGGGCGAGTTTATCCGCATCGACCCGGATCCCTTCTCGCTCCATGGCGGCCAGCACGGGGACCAGCGGCCCTTCGACCTCCCGAAGCAGCGCCAGCAGATCGGCCCGTTCCAGTTGCGGCAGCTGCTCCTGGTACAACCGCAGTGCCCCATATACGTCCTCGCAGCTATAGTTCTTGGCGGCCTCCAAGGGAACTCGACAAAAGGCGTCCTCGCTTTTATCGGCATGGGTGACTTCCTCGTAACTGGTCATCCGTAGGTTAATCTCACCGCAAAGATCGTCGAGTTTGTAGGTTCGCCGGTCCGGAGCCAGCAGCCAGGCACCGATCATGGTGTCGTGGAGCGGACAGGCCAGCTGTATGCCGCCATTGCAGGGGGCGGACAGGACAGCCAGATCGAATTTCAGATTGTGGCCGATTTTGGTGGTCCCGGGATGTTCGAGCACCGGGCGGAGAAATTCGATGAGCCGGTCAAGGGGGAGTTGGCCCGCAACCAGTTCACCCGCCTCGTCGCGATGGCCGCAGGGAAGGTACCAGGCCTCCCCGTCCTCGGTGCAAAGCGATACCCCCACAAGCCGGGCTTTGAGAGGATCCAGGGAGTCGGTTTCTGTGTCGACAGCCACCAGGGATGCCCCGGCAAGGCGTTCAGCGAGTGCCGCCAACTGTTCTTGGTGCCGAACCAAATGAAAACGGGAAGTATCGATGCGGGCCGGTCTGGTCTCTTCCTTGAGCAGGGAGTGAAATTCCAGTTCCAGCAGCAAGGCCCGCAGTGCCTCGATGTCGGGCTCGGGCAAGCGGTACTGTTCAAGATCGCCAGGGGTTTCGGCGGAGGTGTTGAGCCGCACCAGTTCCCGCGACAGAAAGGCCGCGTCTCGATTGTCGCGGATTTGCTGGATGATTTTGGAAGGTTTCAGGCTGGCAACAACCGCATACAATCCTTCCAGGCTTCGATGCTCGGCAATCAGTTTTTGTGCCGATTTAGGGCCGACGCCGGGTACGCCGGGTATGTTATCCGAACTGTCTCCGGTCAGGGCGAAGTAATCGAGCAGCAAGGACGGAGGCAGTCCGTACTTTTCCTCCACCGCGGCTTCATCCATTACTCGATCGTTCATCGGATCCCACAGGGTGATGCCCGGCGATACCAGTTGGAGCAGATCCTTGTCGCCGGAAACGATCACCACCCGATACCCCTGTCCGGCCATCTTCTTTGCGACCGAGGCGATCAGATCATCAGCCTCCTGATCCTCGTGTTCCAGGTTGAGAATGCGATAGGCCGCGACCATTTTGCGGATGTAGGGGATCTGCGGGATCAGATCCTCGGGCATCGGCGGTCGATTGGCTTTGTATTGGCCGTAGAGCCGGTGGCGGAAGACCGGTCCCTTGGTATCAAAGGCGACCGCTAGATAGCGGGGATTGCGTTCTTTGATCAGGCGGCGGAGGATGGCGGTGAAGCCGAAAATAGCGTGCGTCGGCAGGCCATGCGAATTGGAGAGCGGTTTGATGGCATGATAGGCGCGATAAATATAGGCGCTGCCATCGATCAGGTACAGTTCAGGGGTGGTCATTAGCTCTCTGGGATGAGGAATGGGACAGGAAAAGACGCCTCAGGCCGGGCCCTCAGCTCGGAAAATAACGGTTCAATCCGCACGCGGCCAACCCGTGCTGTGTATGTACACGGCAAACCGTCCGGAGACCAAGAATTTTTTCCCCTTTTCCTCTGCTCGACCTACACATGATCGAAAAAAAACCCGCCTGTAAGGCGGGTAGCTCGAGAACGAATACTTGCGGCTGCGTGCCTGCAAGCAACTATGCGGAATGGATTGCTAGGCTTGCCCTACTCGCACCCAGGTGGCCTGCAAGCCCTTGTCGCCTTCTTCCATGGCGAACAGCACTTCGTCGCCCTCGGCGAGGTCGTTAATGGTGACATCCTTGAGGGCATTGGCATGAAAGAACACATCGAGCTTGTCATCGGTGACGATGAACCCGTACGCTTCATCCGGAACCAGTTTGCGGATGATCCCCAAGGCGTTGTTGTCAACCGTGGCACCCGGGAGTTTAGCGCTCTTGTGATTTTGCTTTTTCTTGACGATTTCTTTCAACTGTGCGCCCAGAACGTCAAAGGCTTCGGTCAGCAGGCTGCGAACACTTTCGCCCCATCGCTTGACCGCCACGGTATCGTTGGGCACGGAGGCTACCAGGCGGACCTCGTATCCCCCTTCTTTGTAGCCTGGGGTGGCTTCGATGGTCACGCGCAGGTGGAGAACGAAATTGGCATAATGTCGAATGAGCTTATTGCGTTCTTCCTCTATTTTTTCCTGCCAGCTCTTGCGGATATCAAGATTTTTAGCTTCGATTTTCAGTTCCATAGACATCCTCCACTGAGAACGGCGGCAGCGACCCCATGCCGCTGCCATGAGGTCATTCCTCGGCATCCAGGATTCAGGGTCGCGGGTTTCTTCGTTCCCTGCACCTCCCGCACATGAGTATTATCGGGTTGGGAGGTATGCGAACCGCACACAAAGGGGCTGATAAGAGCAGGATACCGATTGACCATGAATCAACTATAGACATTGCCAAGGCCGGAAATCAAGAGAAAGAACGACATTTTCTTGACGGGACCGTAGAGGGGCCGGTAGAGTAACGGTATGAATACTCAAGACAAAATAGGTGTTTTGCTGTTGAACCTCGGCGGTCCCGAGCGGCTTGAGGATGTGCGGCCCTTTCTGTTCAATCTGTTTTCCGATCGGCAGATCATTCGGCTGGGGCCCGCTTTTCTGCAGAAAACCATCGCTCGGATCATTGCCCATCGACGCGCTCCGAAAAGCATGGCCAACTACCAGCGTATCGGCGGTGGTTCACCCATCCGGCTGAGGACCGAGGAGCAGGCGGCGGCCTTGGAGCGCGCCCTGCAAGGGGACGGCTCCTTTGTGGTCCGGCCGTGCATGCGCTATTGGCACCCCTTTGCCGATGAGGCGTTGCGGGAGATGGCTGCCGCCAAGGTTGACCGGCTCATCGCCCTGCCGCTCTACCCTCATTACTCGATCGCCACCACTGGTTCGTCATTGACCGATCTGCGCCGGACTCTCGCTCGCATGGGGCTACGCCTTCCGGTTCGGGAAATTGATTCCTGGCCCATTGAGCCACAGTACGTTGCCTCCTTGGTCGCGCGGATCAAAGAGGGCGTGGGGGGCTTTGCCGGCCAACCCGTGCAGGTGGTCTACAGCGCCCACAGCCTGCCGGTGCAGTTCATCCGCGAAGGCGATCCCTATGTGCGTCATCTGGAACAAACGATTCGGGCCGTGGAAGAGGCGACCGGAGTTCCCGGGCGGCTGTGCTACCAGAGCCGCAGCGGTCCGGTGGAGTGGCTTGGTCCGGCACTGCCTGAGGTGATCGAGGAATTGGCGAAGCAGGGATGCATCAACATGCTGGTGGTGCCGATTTCTTTTGTTTCCGATCACGTGGAAACACTCTACGAGATCGACATCCAATACCGGGAAATGGCCGAGGGGCTTGGC contains these protein-coding regions:
- a CDS encoding HPF/RaiA family ribosome-associated protein is translated as MELKIEAKNLDIRKSWQEKIEEERNKLIRHYANFVLHLRVTIEATPGYKEGGYEVRLVASVPNDTVAVKRWGESVRSLLTEAFDVLGAQLKEIVKKKQNHKSAKLPGATVDNNALGIIRKLVPDEAYGFIVTDDKLDVFFHANALKDVTINDLAEGDEVLFAMEEGDKGLQATWVRVGQA
- a CDS encoding type IV pilus assembly PilZ, whose translation is MEQAMKADTPVARERRQHKRYRIKNDTLVFFGMDTGTIVDVGLGGLAVHLVAFEYDIPLPRHLDIFQAQSRFYLPNVPVSLVNEVQTLPNSMFSTLRVKRLCMQFGPLSNKQQSQLNDFISRNTVAES
- a CDS encoding DUF4139 domain-containing protein, which gives rise to MKHLVFSVATLLLCASQGLALAAPEITVSAQDQQAVSVTIYNKNLALVKDRRHVVIPQGVHTLAFREVSARIKPETVLLHSGDLRILEQNFEYDLLTPHSLLHKYVGREVSLVKRHPATGEDQMVPAKVLSAGDGVVLQVGDRIETEAVGRLVYPDVPANLRDRPTLTMLVDSTTPGEREAELSYLTGGLSWQADYVAELNAADSQLNLSGWVTLTNESGARYPRARLQLVAGDVNVVQRDIEARAMTKDALPMAMAPAPQAMTEEALFDYHLYSLDRPTDIGEKQKKQVALLQADGVACRKEYLLAGHDYYYTAQAGEIGRKMKVGVFIELINDTASGLGMPIPGGIVRVYKKDGSGFLQFVGEDKVDHTPEKETLRLHLGDAFDVTADKRQTDFKKIEGGGRYNYAFESAYSLQLNNAKDEQVTVKVREPMPGDWRILDESLPHRKESANTASWQVTVPPKGKTALTYRVRITY
- the hemH gene encoding ferrochelatase, whose protein sequence is MNTQDKIGVLLLNLGGPERLEDVRPFLFNLFSDRQIIRLGPAFLQKTIARIIAHRRAPKSMANYQRIGGGSPIRLRTEEQAAALERALQGDGSFVVRPCMRYWHPFADEALREMAAAKVDRLIALPLYPHYSIATTGSSLTDLRRTLARMGLRLPVREIDSWPIEPQYVASLVARIKEGVGGFAGQPVQVVYSAHSLPVQFIREGDPYVRHLEQTIRAVEEATGVPGRLCYQSRSGPVEWLGPALPEVIEELAKQGCINMLVVPISFVSDHVETLYEIDIQYREMAEGLGIRFAATRALNDDPSFIAALRSLVLANLAV
- the polA gene encoding DNA polymerase I, with translation MTTPELYLIDGSAYIYRAYHAIKPLSNSHGLPTHAIFGFTAILRRLIKERNPRYLAVAFDTKGPVFRHRLYGQYKANRPPMPEDLIPQIPYIRKMVAAYRILNLEHEDQEADDLIASVAKKMAGQGYRVVIVSGDKDLLQLVSPGITLWDPMNDRVMDEAAVEEKYGLPPSLLLDYFALTGDSSDNIPGVPGVGPKSAQKLIAEHRSLEGLYAVVASLKPSKIIQQIRDNRDAAFLSRELVRLNTSAETPGDLEQYRLPEPDIEALRALLLELEFHSLLKEETRPARIDTSRFHLVRHQEQLAALAERLAGASLVAVDTETDSLDPLKARLVGVSLCTEDGEAWYLPCGHRDEAGELVAGQLPLDRLIEFLRPVLEHPGTTKIGHNLKFDLAVLSAPCNGGIQLACPLHDTMIGAWLLAPDRRTYKLDDLCGEINLRMTSYEEVTHADKSEDAFCRVPLEAAKNYSCEDVYGALRLYQEQLPQLERADLLALLREVEGPLVPVLAAMEREGIRVDADKLARLSAEFDRRLRTDELSIYQAAGMSFNINSPKQLGEVLFEKLQLPKGRKTKTGWSTDVKVLENLSFDHELPALILQYRNLAKLKSTYVDKLASLRNPRTGRVHTSFNQCGTATGRLSSSSPNLQNIPIRTEEGRRIRSAFIAADGCLLLAADYSQIDLRVLAHYSQDRELIAAFQGGQDIHRRTAAEIFNVSPELVTAEMRRVAKTINFGIVYGMSSFGLSSQLHVSRKDAQLFIDRYFAHFSGIKDFMASTIQQAKKDGFVTTLLGRRRPLAEINSANRVQREFAERTAINTPIQGTAADIIKLAMLRIHRELLRRDFRARMLLQIHDELVLEVPETELDPVSRLLKDSMESAMPLRVPLVVQLRHGTSLDKDE